TAAATACTAGCAAACAttagacagatagatagatagataaacaTTAGATGTTAACATAGATAACATTAAATATTagtaaaaacaaagcagctcaCCTGCTCGTCGCCAGCTTTGTGTGATCTGGCCATGCTGCTAGGAGGAGGACCAGGACACTGCTCAGGAGGGAAAATGGGGTGATTGCTGGATCCAAACCCACACTCTCAAAGATCTTCTGGTTTGTGATTCCCATGCACAAACGTGCCTGGTcactgggaagaagggaaaaaagaatagaaataaacTAGGCTGGATGCCAGATACTGTCCTGTCACCCAGAGTGTAGatagtggggtttttaattAACGTCTTTAAATTAACCCCTTCAACATGCCCGTTGCTGTGACATCACTCCCAAGCGACGCCCAGGCCTAAATACGGTCGTAAACAGGAATCGTCCCCATGGGAGTCACACTGGCTATAAATACAGCAACAGGGGAGCGCTGAGCAGAGGACGGGCTGCAGTTCCCTGCCAGCTAAGGATGGTGAGACAGCTCAGCTGGGCACTGGTGGTATGTGGTCACCACGGTGGGGAAATTGTGTGTGTCCCAGGCTTGCTGGGGGCCTGGAGCTCCCGGCTGAGCTCCCTGGCATGCCTTTGGGAAGGGAGTTGTGCCCTGCCAAGGCAAGGGGGGAGCTAGTGGGGATAGGGATGGCAAATGTGGGGCTCAGCAAGTGAGCTTGGCGACAGCTTGGGCAATGACACCGGCCCCTCTCCGCAGCTTCTGGCCCCATAGCCCTACCCGAGGAGGAGATGGCCACAGAGAAGCCAGTGACTCCCactgaggagcagctggagaTCCTGGAGTACAACTTCTGCAAGGTGAACAAACACCCTGATCCCACCACGCTGTGCCTCATTGCAGCCGAGACCGGGCTCTCCGAGGAGCAGACCCTGGTGAGTGCATGCCCCTCGCCCCTACCTtggcaccagccctgctccccctgCATGGCTCTGTGTCCCACAAACTCTCCCCACATTTCCTGCCTGGCCTATCCCCGGCTCTCTGTCACACTCCCTGCACCCTTCTGTTCCCCTACATGCTGCTTACTGCACCCCCTGCACTTCCCATGCTTCCCAACTCTCCTGCACCCCTCTGTGCCCCATATGCTCCATACTTGCACTCCCTGCACCAGTCTGCACCCCAGCATACTCTTACTGCACCCCACACCACGACCACAAGTCTCCTCTGTATCTCTGCAACCTCCAGTGCACCCCTAACGGCACACTGCACCCACAAAGCTCTACTGCACCACCACACCTCCCTGCACTCCACATGTTCCTGCATCCCTACAGCCTCTTTCCCTGTAATCACAGCCCCTTCATCCCCAGCCATGGCATCCCACACAGCAGTCCCACTGGGATCCTTGTGGTCCCCTCACACACCCAGGATCGCCATGCCCAACCTGGGCTTGGGCACCAGGCTAGTGATTCCCACAGCCACAGTAAGGGCACACCCCAGTCACTGACTGGCTGGCTGTGGAGCCCTGAATATATAACCCACACATGCTGTCCTTTCCCTCCAACCTATTTCTAATAGTCACGGGTACCCAAACCACTGCCGGCTTTATGgtctgaagaaaatacagtcattttaaaacagatagCTCCAACTGCTGCAGGATGTGCTGTGGGACATGCTCAGGCTGCACACATTCCCTCTCACTGCAGTTAGCTACCTCAGCGTCCCCAGGCCTGCCTGTCAGGCAAGCCTGTCAGCCTCTGCAGGAGACATAATGTCCCTTAACAGGGACAGGCTGCCACTGCCTTAGACTTGCACTGAGTTCTGTGCTCCATCTGGCTACCTGCAGGCTACCTTGGGCTTCAGAAGCAGATGGATCCTACACAATTCCTTCAGGTTGTGGTGCAGCCAGTTTTGACACAGGTATTTTGTAAGCTACTAGACCCATAGCAGCATTGACGGGTATAGAAAGGAAATCCAACCCGCTGAAAAGTtagcagcagagagctgccaAGCCTGGCTCTCTCTGGGCAAAGACAAAGGGATATGAGAGCCGAGCAGGCAATGCCAGCATTTAGCCTGTCCCAGGGAAGGATGCTGGTATAACATCCATTGTACTGATAGACCTTGGCTGCAGTGGCAAAGGAGACCCCTCCTCTACTGTGCACTGATGACAGGCACGTACCACTGCCTGTTTGAGGCAGCACCCTTGAAATACCTTTTCCTCCTTAGAAACGGCActgctccatttcttttttcctaaatcaagTTGTAAACACAGGCCATATATGCCCAGGACACATCTGGAGATGTCTTAAAATCTTCCCCGATAGCTATCTTTTTCCACGAATTCAGGGTGCTCCTAGGGATCTGGAGATGAAGGTCATGTTAAGGACAGGATCAAGACTGGGATGGTGAGCTGCAAAGTGCTTGCATTGCATATAACACAGAGAATTATCACTCTTGACATCTGGAGTGCTTTATTGGCTAGATATAGCagccattttaataaaaaaatcagcaaaaatgaGATGTAAAGAGGTGGTGAGTCAACAGGAGACGATGGTTGAGGGCAGGAAGTGAAATTTTTGGGAGGAGGCGAGGCAAGCAATCATCTGACTGGATGCGGTCCAAGGCAGTGCTGGTGCGAGAGCCACTTTGTAGAGAACACCGTGGTTGTGTCATTATGAACCACAATAGCTTCAGAAATAGCCATGAACAAATATAGCAACAGAATGAACAGCAACAAAGCAAATCACAGGCACATTCCCAAACAAAAGGCTGAGCTGTGCTTCCGGGACATGAGTTATCTCTCTCTTCTTACGCAGGTAGTGTGGCTTTATCCAGCTGCATTTTAGCTAACATTTGAAATTGCAGCTGTGTTCAAGTGGCATCAGCAGCTCTGGGAGTTGGCTTAGAGATGCTAAGTTACTGCAGAATAACATAGCCATGCATATTGCTTGAAGACTAAGAtcattgttcatttttaaaatctatttgaTCTTAAATTTGCTGAGAGCCACTGCTTTGTCCCTCTCACCCTTTTTGAAGCAGGTCAGCTTGTGATTCCTGTCAGGTTTGGACCTGCAGTGATTGTTTCACTGCTCCAGCCATTTAAGCAGACATCATCCAGCAGCTCCTTAGCCAATTTCTCCATTTGCAAGAAAAACTTGGACCCACAGCAATAAAACGAGAACTTACCCATGCTGTCGAAGTCTGAAGCAAGCAAGAGAAATGAGTTTGAAAGAGGTGCACACATCAGTAACAAGACTGTTCGTTCAGTCAgaagcagctctcctgctggCTGTACTGCCTGGGAACAGTGCAGCGCCTTGCTACAGATAGCAGCACCATGAGTTTCCCTCACCTGGTCCCATGTGCTGACCACATCTGCACCTTTAGCAAGGTTATTCAGAGGTTCACTCAGCCCAGTGCACTCgatctctttctcttttcttttctttcctccagaaaTGGTTCAAGCAGCGCCTGGCAGAGTGGAGGAAGTCTGAAGGACTGCCCTCACAAAGCGGGTCTGTCAGGGACTAGAGGATGCTGCTCCAATCCCCAGGCCTGCTGATAATGATGGTGAAGCTCTTCACAGTGGGTTTCCTTGGGGTTCTTCTGTTGCAATAGGTTTTGAGATACAAAGTAATACCCCGCTATTTAACataagttttatttaaagtgtacataaccaggaaaaaaatattatatatatatgtgtatacagCTTCCGATGGCTGCATAACCCAACCAGTGACTCCCATCCACTAAtaacacagcacagagcaaggcAATCTCATGCCCTTGTCTCAGGCTTACAGAAAAGCTGCCATGAAAGGTTCAAACATAGCAGGGGagggaaagatttcttttgcttATGTTCCCCAAAGGCAAAGTATACATTCTAGCTTTATATACACACCATCCAGAGAGGGGGGCATCTGGAAAATGAGATGTGTTGTTCAGGTGATCTTGGTTAGCTCAAGATGCCCGAGTCTGCTCTGGATATCAGCAAACCAAGTGCCTACACTGTAATGAGACCAAGCCAAGCCTCCCTTGAATGTATTTCTCACATTGCTGTTAAAGATTATGAAAGGGAAAGaactggggtttggggttttggtttggtttttttttccaatgcaTTAATAAAAAACCAAAGTTTTTTGATGAGAGGAGCTGTGTTATGTCCCTGCTTGTGCTCCCTGCCCCAATAGCAGGAGACAGACTTCTTCCTCTGGGAGAGCAACACTTCTCCAAAGGCAGCCTCAGTGGGCACCGTGGGGTTTCCCTCTTGCCACAGAGATAGCGTGCAGACATGGGCAACCTCCATGGGTCCATCCACGGCAGCCCATACAGCCCCAGCCCCGAGGTGGCAGAGGCTGGTGTGCTGGGGTTCTCCCCCGGGGGGGGGTGGTCAGACTTCACCCTCCTTCTGGCCATTCTTAAGCTTAATGGATGCAGTTGCACTCGGGCTTCTGCACAGAACCCAGACTCTGGTACATTGACCTGGTACAGGACAACGCATGCGATAAAAAATAACCAGCACAGTTGCTCAGTGACCTTACCTTGTTCAAAAGGGTTCAAAAATCCTCTGCTTAGTGGATTACTGAATCAATTAGTGGATCCTCTGATTAATTCTCTTGTGGTCTGTGGTGACCTGCCTCTGTTCCTTTGGAAGGAGAATCGGCTTAACACAGGGAAGATCAAGATACACTGGCACTGAAACTGCCACATGCTTTCTTTTATGACTTTTGTCCCTTGCTGGAGAGCACCTCTCGTGCCTCAGTATCTGCAGCCCCTAGATAGTGTTTGGGCTGCCAATACGAAGCACACCAAACTCATAGGAAACAGATAAAAGTAATCTCCCTGCACCATATCCCACATAGGCTATTGTTCCCCTACAATCCAGCTGCCAAACTGTCTCACCCTCAGACCCAACTGGAGCTCAGAGTTTGTTCTGCAGAGTCTGGCACTcatatctgttttcttcttagaCTTTACAATGTCTAAGAAGAAGTCCTTTACTTCTCCTTACACGAATAAGCCCTTTACACTGAGGGgaactttgcttttttaaattaggGTCCCAAAATCCCAACCCAGAACTCCATTATTTTGCCTAGGGTTACACAACTGAGTATCTGAACTGCAGAGGTTTAACCCACCTGTGTAACTTGTACCAAAGATGCATGCAAAGCAAAAGGCTGGATCTGCCCATTCTCCAGGCATTTGAGAAAAGGGGCCCCAAACTCAAGCCAACCCAAGGTACATGCCACCCCAACATTCCAAAGTCTGTACTAAAGCCTTATCAAATCCAGGCCTGGATATGGAATTTTGCAGCTTTTCGTGTTTCTATTTC
The window above is part of the Strigops habroptila isolate Jane chromosome 7, bStrHab1.2.pri, whole genome shotgun sequence genome. Proteins encoded here:
- the HOPX gene encoding homeodomain-only protein; the protein is MATEKPVTPTEEQLEILEYNFCKVNKHPDPTTLCLIAAETGLSEEQTLKWFKQRLAEWRKSEGLPSQSGSVRD